A window of Pseudochaenichthys georgianus chromosome 19, fPseGeo1.2, whole genome shotgun sequence genomic DNA:
CCTCGGACACTGAAGTGCATCCAGATAACATGAACCAGCTCTTACTAACTTTCCCGTAGAGCGCTATTGAGGCACAAAGTCTTGCAGCAGCCACTTAAGAAGCAAATCTCACGTGGCACTTACATGACAGAGATTTCCTTTCAAAAAGGGAGTTTTTTTCTCATTGTGAACTGGTAGATATGGGAGAACTATAAAGGTTGAGGCAGAGATACAGGCTTGCTGCGATGGCCACTGACACTCAGACACAAAAATAGACGTTTGttctctaccccccccccccccccaatgcaAAAGGCCTTCAGTCTGCTCCTGTAGCAGATAGGTGACACTATCCGGAGTCAGCGTTTAACCAAGCTTTGGTGCTGTGTCGGTTTGTAAATTGCTTTGTCTTGCTTCTACTGTAGTGCAGATCTCTGTAGGTTTGCTAAAAAatgcacttaaaaaaaaaatacttggcCAATATTTCTGATTCATTCTACAGCATGATAAATTCAGTTTGGActataaaaactacaaaaaaagaaTCAAGACATAACCATTACACACTAGGAGCTTTAGGGGCACAGCTCCAGAGGAAACACTACAAATCTGTTGTCCCCAGCACAAAGACGTAAAGATCTGACTGGGATTCTGGACAAAGCCACTTTTTCTCCTATTTCGAGTTTTGGTTGCGCTGCTGAGAGGGTAAAAGAGAGGAAATGCTTTAAAACCAACTGGAAAGTGATGAAAACATCCTGTGAGACTGAGTGAACGTGAATAAAGTCAAGAGTATGGTAATCAAACAAGCCAACTACATGAAAATATAGTCATAGACCAGTGTGTATGTGTCcagagtaacacacacacacacacactgccatgTCACTGTAGTAAagcatagatagatggatatgaTCAGTATATAATTATATGCAGAAGGCAGATCAACATACGTACAATCAATGACCCTTCAGGATCATATAAACTAATGACCATATTGTCATCTTCACGAAGTCGGGGAACAACAAACAGTcatctttttttaatgtcattaaaaaaattaagaaaagtaggaaataaaaaacaaaacaaaaaatcatAATGTAACATATCTTCCTCAATCTGAGGACTAAACTCCCCCTGACACAAACACGCTGTGAAATGATAAAAGTGGTTGAGATCGAGTATTTGTCCTGTGTCTGTGTCGGGGCTTGCATACCTTTAAGgtacaaaagaaaaaaatgccAAATAAACTGTGACTTGAGCACAAGAAAAAAAAGCATTGCTGAGTACAGTAACACTACTATGCATGTTTATATGTGACTAGTTTGACTGGTTTATAGAGTGATGGAGAGGTTATCCTTGTTGCAGGCAGCTGAAAGCAGGAGAACACATTTTGTTTTGGTTCCAAATATTCACATTCTAGTTAGCCTAGCGTTAAATCAGCAAGCCACATATTCATATAGTTCCTGAAATAAGCAAAAGTATGTTTAGTGCAATGTGTCTATGTGATTGTGTCTCGACTGAGCTTACCTAAGGAAATCTATACCTCTGAACCATGAATCTACCTAACACGGTGCAATAAGCATGTATGCATGTTTGTAATGCAGGAACGGAAGCAGTGGATATTTTTGAATAGAGCTCCTTCATGTAaacacttcaaaataaaaacctaGAATTAGGCACAAAGTCGTAATTTTGTCCCTCCTTTTTCAGCATAGGTAGTGGGGGGTGATTAACTGGCACAAAATATTAATAAGGTGTGTGTGAAGAGAGGGACTCTTATATTCAAGTTACTGAAATTGCAGACTCTTAAAATGTTAAAGTAATCAAAACATTTTCCGGCTGTGAGTACATTGCATTGCACACATTCCCGGATGTTCATAGGTCATATGAAGTGCTTTCATGCCTCAAACGCCCCCCAAAGAAAACAACGGGGAATAAAGACAAACTAAATACATGCTACATGGCCGGAGATGGTATCACAAAGAGTAAACCTCTCTTCACACAGATTGTGGGGGGAATACAACAAATATAACAGGGGAGATTGATACACAGGGGGAACAACGATACATTAGGGATGATAACAGTCCTAACATTCCAAGATGCTGTTGACTGCCGCTTCGAGAGCAGAGTCTGTGTCGGCGTGAGGGGGGGAGGAGAGCTGAGGGGGTAACTGGGGCTGGATCTGCTGCGAGGACAGGTGGTGAGACCCCTCGTAGTGCGTCTGTCCTCTTGATGTTGCTGTGAAAGGTGGGGGGGTACCTTGGGGGTAACTGTTGGCAGCTGGGAGGCTGTTGTTGCTGCTGGGCCCGTAGTGTTGCTGAGATTGCTTCAGTTCCAGAACACTCTTGTTTTCTAAGAGCGGAGGGTGGAGTTTATCTACTGCACCTGGTCCTGCATCTCCACCCCCTCCCGGGTCTCCAAACCCGGGCTTGGAGTCTGTCCTGTGCGGTGGCTCCGTGGAGCCTCTGTCCGACGGATTCAGGCTACAGCTGGACGTTGACTTGGAGGGGGAGGGAACTTGGAATAGTTTGGATTTACTCCCACAACAAAAGTCTTCCAAGAATGTGTCTTGGGGGGAAAAAAAGTTATATAAAATGACAGGTGCTCTATAACAAAAAATTGTTTGAAATAATTCACACTTCCTGAATCCTAAGTGGTCGAAGTCTAATGTTCTTATACTAATGGCGCAATTCCACTGCAGTGTGTagcacggtttaagcgtgccgtgccaaacccagcccattttttgttgtgtcactcgtttagcatattcaggccggttgttggcccggaaagaaccacgattttgccagaaaaactgtgaaacagtacccgttagccggaactacccctagtggaaacacaacaaaaaacgggccgggcacagcacgcttaaaccgtgctacgcactgcagtggaaatgcggcacaaaatccaggttctttccgggccaacaaccgggctgaatatgctaaactagtgagagaatcgctggcaagggggctacaacaaaatgaacatattttaccgtgatttaattgtaatacacgtttcaaaattatGCTGAAGTAACAACatgctgataccggttagtaaaaaccattaatgttttgacaagtctgcagacaagacagcaggcgaaaaaccttttaaaatgtgtgttttctgaatggagatcggctaagctaacattGTATATGAGACATAAAtacaccagcgactgtattcgcatgacacagacagtctgtggtatgtacttgtttaacttttgtctatagtttctgaacagatatgaggagctgtgagctctgagtgctaacagctaacggatgatgttggttttgtgtttcgcattgaagatgacgtcacggctccacctaaactgcgttactatagttactaccccagttcctaaactgtaatggaaacgcagcataaagtgagcctggcctacaaaggcctaactataccatactaagccgtgcgaggccctgcagtggaaatgcgccataaaacTACCACTTAGTTTAGCTAACTAACAGCCATATAAAGCATTAAGTATATGTGTTAGCCAGGGTGTTCACAAACCTTAGTTGACGTTTAATATTTTGTGACGTCGTTTAACAAACGCTTGCGCAAGAATAGTAAGTCCCAAGACTGATGGTTTACCACTGTGTTGTCGGATCTTACAAGAGTGTGTTGATGGGACAGTTCCTGACTTATCTGTCTAAGAAATGCCATATTAGTGTCAGAATGTTTGAAAGATATGTGACTTGTGTGAAATTGGTTCAACTTTGACTTTGGAGAATATGGGACAAAAGAATTGGACATATTCTGTGCTCATGTTTATGTCTCCGATTGAATTGAATAGACCTGTCAATATACTCCTAAGGGGGCCAGTCAGCCAGTGGTGAAAATCATTAATTTCAGTGCACTGTGTCCTTGCTGAACTATCTCTTATAAAATGTTTTTCTGTTGAAAATGATTTGCTTTCTGTTGTTTCTCTTACCTGGATCCACTAGTACCATGCGCTTGTCTTGTGTCAGGTTGCTGCGCTCCTCTTGGTTGAACGTTCTGTCAATCATCACCATTTCTGATGACGGACTGGAACGCTGTAGGGAAAGGAGAGGCAACTTGTGAGTCCTGTGCATGCCACCACATGATACACCTGTTTTTGCAAGTATTTACTCGTGTGTGCCTACCTCCGCTTCCACCATAAGTAGCCGTCTGTATTTGTTAACCATAGCATGAGTCCTCTTCAGCACTTGGGTTGCAACTACTTCAAATTCTTCATCCActgtaaaaaaaatgaaaaacaatgCAGGTACTTTTCATCCGCAAAAGCCACGCCTTGACATGCAATACTTCTGCAGATTTAGGGTGAAGCTAATAAATGCAAGGCTTTACCCTGTGAGAACTCCTCCTGGCTGGGtggagttccctggaacacgtGGTACGGAAGGATTTTCTGCAGTGCATCATCGATTGAATTGAATCGACGCAGATCTATAGTCTGAACTCCAGCATGATCCTTCTTCAACTGTTGTAAAATCCTATAGAGACGACAGGAAAAAGAAACAGGCTCATTCATTGGCTGAACTACAAGCTATACAAAAACATGGCAATAAATAGTACACAGTAAGTTCTATTCTCACATTTCTCCTCTTGTAAGTGGTGGAAGGGCAGGTCTCTTCTGAGCACTGATCTATTAGGagaaagaaaacacatttttcaaaacaaaTAGGGTGTCAGAAATGAGCATAGTTGAGGCGGCTAAAACAGCATTTCCTGAGATTTTTCAAATAAAAACGTAaaagattaatcgattatcaaaataatatttctgaCGCTCTATTAATCGTTGCAGCTCCTGTGCATGATGGATGAGCGACATACCTGAGAGTTCATATTTGAGTCTTGAGTCATTGTTGTCATGGCTAAAAGAGATAATTGAAAGCAACAAGGAAACATTAAGTTTAGCAgattacatttatatatatatatatatatatatatatcatgcaTTGACAAAGATTTGTCGGCCTTTATTACCATGGATGCTGCTGAGCTGCACCTGATTGAGGGCAGGTGATGAAGAATTCtaaaaattaaaaattaaaggGATGTCTTTCATATAAGCATTTTGAGGAAACAGATTATGAATGTGTAAAGAAAAACCAGCGGTGATTATACCTGTCTGTAGTCTTCCTGTGTCCCAGTACTGGCTAAAGGTGACAGGGAAGTGAAATTCTGAGTTTGAGTGACCAGAAGGCGCTGAACGTGGCCCCCCTGCACTTGGCCTTGACCACCGATCCCCGTCGTTGCTGGACCCACCAGAGTCAGCCGCCCGGTAGAGCACGACGTCTGCATGGGGGCTGGGTTCGCACAAGAAACCCCTGTCCATGTTTGAGTTACACCCCCTCCAACCTGACTCCTGCAGACTAATCCCTGGTTCAAAATGAGCTGTCCTCCCTGCTGTGGAGTAAAGTTCTGCCCCTGAACAATCTGCACAGCGTTTTGATTGGTAATCAGGGGGTTTGAGAACTGTCCAGGCTGTACGTTTGTCTGGGCCTGCGCTTGCTGCTGCTCCAGTGATGACTGCACTACGATAGAGCCATTGGCTGTGTATTGCCCCCCAGGAGAAGCCATGTTAGCATTCACTACATTAGCCATGGTGGTGGAAGTGTGCTGAAGACCAAGGCTGTACACAGTCTGAGCCCCGGTTTGGAGGGGTTTAGGCTGGATGGGTCTAACAAGAGACTGGGTCCCCCCCAGGCCTCTCTGGATGATGATGTTTTGAAGGGGGATGTTTTTGTAAGGTAGGCCCACCTGCCCTTGGGTAGGGGCGAACACCTGCCCCCCTGCTGTGGCCCCCCCTGACGCTACAGGCGCACCGGGCCTCAACACGAGCTGGGGAGATCTCTCCAAGTTGCTCAGAGTCATCACACCACCCCCCGCCCCGAACGAGCCCAACACCTGGATGTGCTGGGCGGAGCCGTTGGGCAGCGGGGACACCCCTTGTAGGAACTGGCCTGTTGGGAAAGCAGCTGTCGCCGTGGTTACAACTCCTCCGCCATAACCCCCCCCAGAAACCAGCTGGGAGGGGAAGGGTACCGGAGCCTGCACCAGAGTGGGGGCGGGCTGGGAGTCCAGTAAGGCCTCCTGAGCCAACGTCTGCTCTGTGATGTCAGCCTCCATAAGGGACTTCTGTAGGATGTCAAAGGGCTGGTCCTCGCTCCCAAGATCCACCCCTCCGGGAGAATTCCCAGGCCCCAATTCATCCTCGATAAATGAAAGGCTTCCGGAGAGCTGGAGGCCTGCCCCTGTTGAATCCTCGCCGAAATCTCCCATTGTAGAAGAGCCATCCTTGAGGCCAGAGTTGGAGCCAGCCTGAATGAAGCATTTAGAGAAAATGAAAAGAGAGTTTGCATGTGAGCTGCATACAAGACACTTTCTTGTAGGTCTTTTTTTTATAACCTATACATAAAGGGTAAACTATTGCATAACCTTTTTTTATGAAAGGTGaacaaatttaaaaaaaaaaaacagtggttGTTGGATCAAAGTGCACTTACCGTGTCACTAGAAAAGAAGGACCCATCCGACCCGTAAGCTGCATTTGTTACATcatcctcctcaatctgcagAAACAGAATACACAGAGTTTAACAGAGGATCAGTGGATCCTTTATGCATCAAAGACAGTGATGTAATTACTCTGACAAACATATGGCTGTGAATACATTATGAAAGAGTCACTCACAGACTTGCTGTTGCTGCCATGGAGATAGTCATTCAAAGCATCCACATCTCTGAAAAATGTGCAGAAGGAAATTCAACATTagaaacatttatttgtatttactgtggTTTAAGGAGTGACAGAATAACCATAATTTGAATGCCTGAATGGGACATAGGATTACCAACTTTCCTAATTTATCAAAAGTTAACAAATAAGTTGTCAGATACTTGTAGCTTTGATTGCAAAGTGGGACCCTAGTAACAATAACTAACGAATAATTCACATTGTGAATGGCATGTTAATGACCAATATTAGTGTCTATTATGTTTA
This region includes:
- the bicral gene encoding BRD4-interacting chromatin-remodeling complex-associated protein-like; the protein is MDDEDDRHLLDILGDVDALNDYLHGSNSKSIEEDDVTNAAYGSDGSFFSSDTAGSNSGLKDGSSTMGDFGEDSTGAGLQLSGSLSFIEDELGPGNSPGGVDLGSEDQPFDILQKSLMEADITEQTLAQEALLDSQPAPTLVQAPVPFPSQLVSGGGYGGGVVTTATAAFPTGQFLQGVSPLPNGSAQHIQVLGSFGAGGGVMTLSNLERSPQLVLRPGAPVASGGATAGGQVFAPTQGQVGLPYKNIPLQNIIIQRGLGGTQSLVRPIQPKPLQTGAQTVYSLGLQHTSTTMANVVNANMASPGGQYTANGSIVVQSSLEQQQAQAQTNVQPGQFSNPLITNQNAVQIVQGQNFTPQQGGQLILNQGLVCRSQVGGGVTQTWTGVSCANPAPMQTSCSTGRLTLVGPATTGIGGQGQVQGGHVQRLLVTQTQNFTSLSPLASTGTQEDYRQNSSSPALNQVQLSSIHAMTTMTQDSNMNSQISAQKRPALPPLTRGEMILQQLKKDHAGVQTIDLRRFNSIDDALQKILPYHVFQGTPPSQEEFSQVDEEFEVVATQVLKRTHAMVNKYRRLLMVEAERSSPSSEMVMIDRTFNQEERSNLTQDKRMVLVDPDTFLEDFCCGSKSKLFQVPSPSKSTSSCSLNPSDRGSTEPPHRTDSKPGFGDPGGGGDAGPGAVDKLHPPLLENKSVLELKQSQQHYGPSSNNSLPAANSYPQGTPPPFTATSRGQTHYEGSHHLSSQQIQPQLPPQLSSPPHADTDSALEAAVNSILEC